From the Hymenobacter yonginensis genome, one window contains:
- a CDS encoding NADP-dependent malic enzyme has translation MLKINKQDALDYHSQSPAGKIEVVPTKPVSTQLDLALAYSPGVAEPCLAIAANPDDVYKYTAKGNLVAVISNGTAVLGLGNIGPAASKPVMEGKGVLFKKFAGIDCFDIEIDATDPDEFIRIVKALEPTFGGINLEDIKAPECFRIETELRDKMNIPLMHDDQHGTAIISSAALLNGLEVVGKRIEDIKLVVSGAGAAAISCLRLYLALGLRLENVVVFDKDGVINASRTDLAPLQMHFATQRPVSTLAEAMEGADVFLGLSAANVLPAELLLKMADNPIVFALANPTPEIAYELALATRPDLIMATGRSDHPNQVNNVLGFPYIFRGALDVRATEINEAMKLAAVRALSDLAKEPVPDMVNRAYGDNTLAFGRTYLIPKPLDPRLITTVSPAVARAAMESGSARRNIEDWTAYEDELRGRLGVNQKLMNRITSAARANPKRVVFAEADNYKILKAAQILFDEGIAVPVLLGNRKKLETIAQANNLDLHGCQIIDILEEDAKREEYANLLYQKRQRRGITLYEGRRLLRERNYYGSMMLETGEADAFITGLTKDYGKSIVPSLQVIGVEEGVKRVASMYIIQHRKGPFFFADTTVNIDPTAEEMVDIIGLTAEAVRFFDAEPRVAVISYSNFGSNPGELPDKARRATELAKKRYPELILDGEMQANTALNPDLLREQYPFSELAAKGGANTLIFPNVISGNIAYKVLQEIGGAEVIGPVLMGMRKPVHILQLGASVREIVNMASIAVVDAQQSQTNRGL, from the coding sequence ATGCTCAAAATCAACAAGCAGGACGCTCTCGACTACCATTCCCAAAGCCCCGCCGGCAAGATTGAGGTAGTGCCCACCAAGCCCGTCAGCACCCAGCTGGACCTGGCGCTGGCCTACTCGCCGGGCGTAGCCGAGCCCTGCTTGGCCATTGCCGCCAACCCCGACGACGTCTATAAATACACCGCCAAAGGCAACCTGGTGGCCGTTATCAGCAACGGTACGGCCGTGCTGGGCCTCGGCAATATCGGGCCGGCGGCCAGCAAGCCGGTGATGGAGGGCAAGGGCGTACTGTTCAAGAAATTCGCGGGCATCGACTGCTTCGACATCGAAATCGACGCCACCGACCCCGACGAGTTCATCCGCATCGTGAAGGCCTTGGAGCCCACGTTCGGCGGCATCAACCTGGAGGACATCAAGGCCCCGGAGTGCTTCCGCATCGAAACGGAGCTGCGCGACAAGATGAACATACCGCTCATGCACGACGACCAGCACGGCACGGCCATCATTTCGTCGGCGGCGCTGCTCAACGGCCTGGAAGTGGTGGGCAAGCGCATCGAGGACATCAAGCTGGTGGTGAGCGGCGCGGGCGCGGCGGCCATCAGCTGCCTGCGCCTGTACCTGGCGCTGGGCCTGCGGCTGGAAAACGTGGTGGTGTTTGACAAAGACGGCGTCATCAATGCCAGCCGCACCGACCTGGCCCCGCTGCAGATGCACTTCGCTACCCAGCGGCCCGTCAGCACGCTGGCCGAGGCCATGGAAGGTGCCGACGTGTTCCTGGGCCTTTCGGCGGCCAACGTGCTGCCCGCCGAGCTGCTGCTGAAGATGGCCGACAACCCCATCGTGTTTGCGCTGGCTAACCCCACGCCCGAAATTGCCTACGAGCTGGCCCTGGCTACCCGCCCCGACCTGATTATGGCCACCGGCCGCTCCGACCATCCCAACCAGGTCAACAACGTACTCGGCTTCCCCTACATCTTCCGCGGGGCGCTGGACGTGCGGGCCACCGAAATCAACGAGGCCATGAAGCTGGCCGCCGTGCGCGCCCTCTCCGACCTGGCCAAGGAGCCCGTGCCGGATATGGTGAACCGCGCCTACGGCGACAACACGCTGGCGTTCGGCCGCACCTACCTCATCCCCAAGCCCCTCGACCCGCGCCTCATCACGACGGTAAGCCCGGCTGTGGCCCGCGCCGCCATGGAAAGCGGCTCGGCCCGCCGCAACATCGAGGACTGGACCGCCTACGAAGACGAGCTGCGCGGCCGCCTCGGCGTGAACCAGAAGCTGATGAACCGCATCACGTCGGCGGCCCGTGCAAACCCCAAGCGCGTGGTGTTTGCCGAAGCCGACAACTACAAAATCCTCAAAGCGGCCCAGATTCTGTTTGATGAGGGCATTGCGGTGCCCGTCCTGCTCGGCAACCGCAAAAAGCTGGAAACCATTGCTCAGGCTAACAACCTCGACCTGCACGGCTGCCAGATTATCGACATTTTGGAGGAAGACGCCAAGCGTGAGGAGTATGCCAACCTGCTTTACCAGAAGCGGCAGCGCCGGGGCATCACGCTCTACGAAGGCCGCCGCCTGCTGCGCGAGCGGAACTACTACGGCTCGATGATGCTGGAAACCGGCGAGGCCGACGCCTTCATTACCGGCCTCACCAAAGACTACGGCAAGAGCATTGTGCCTTCGCTGCAGGTGATTGGGGTGGAGGAAGGCGTAAAGCGCGTGGCCTCCATGTACATCATCCAGCACCGCAAAGGCCCGTTCTTCTTCGCCGATACCACCGTCAACATCGACCCCACGGCCGAGGAAATGGTGGACATCATCGGCCTCACGGCCGAGGCCGTGCGCTTCTTCGACGCCGAGCCGCGGGTGGCGGTTATCAGCTACTCCAACTTCGGCTCCAACCCCGGCGAGCTGCCCGACAAGGCCCGGCGCGCCACCGAGCTGGCCAAAAAGCGCTACCCCGAGCTGATTCTGGACGGCGAGATGCAGGCCAACACGGCCCTCAACCCCGACCTGTTGCGCGAGCAGTACCCGTTCTCGGAGCTGGCAGCCAAAGGCGGCGCCAACACGCTCATCTTCCCGAACGTGATTAGCGGCAACATTGCCTACAAAGTGCTCCAGGAAATCGGGGGCGCCGAGGTAATCGGGCCGGTGCTGATGGGCATGCGCAAGCCGGTGCACATTTTGCAGCTGGGTGCGTCGGTACGCGAAATCGTGAACATGGCCTCCATTGCCGTCGTCGACGCCCAGCAAAGCCAGACCAACCGCGGTTTGTAG
- a CDS encoding YdeI/OmpD-associated family protein has translation MEPTHTFQAQLEPGGPSFMPTQIVVVPPLMLEALGGKATKRVTGTVNGHAVRLALLPLPGGGRYLMLSKDLCRAAGIQLGQHLTLSLAPDPQPDYVELPAELAEALEAWPEAEASFARHSGSMRRAMARHVASAKQAETRARRAVELTERLALNGHPFRK, from the coding sequence ATGGAACCAACGCACACCTTTCAGGCGCAGCTGGAGCCCGGCGGCCCCAGCTTCATGCCCACCCAGATAGTGGTAGTGCCGCCGCTGATGCTGGAGGCGCTGGGTGGCAAGGCCACGAAGCGCGTGACGGGCACCGTGAATGGCCACGCCGTGCGGCTGGCGCTGCTCCCGCTGCCTGGCGGCGGCCGCTACCTGATGCTCAGCAAAGACCTGTGTCGCGCCGCTGGCATCCAACTGGGCCAGCATCTCACGCTCAGCCTCGCCCCCGACCCGCAACCCGACTACGTGGAGCTGCCCGCCGAACTGGCCGAAGCCCTAGAAGCCTGGCCCGAAGCGGAAGCCAGCTTCGCCAGGCACTCGGGCAGCATGCGCCGCGCCATGGCCCGCCACGTAGCCAGCGCCAAGCAGGCCGAAACCCGCGCCCGGCGCGCCGTGGAGCTCACCGAGCGGCTGGCCCTGAACGGGCACCCGTTCCGGAAGTAA
- a CDS encoding TonB-dependent receptor plug domain-containing protein, with product MPSFSSRLLPVACLSLGALAAFTAFQNPDPAIQRLATRLKDFYTEAQPEISYLHLNQAAYVAGETVWFKAYVANANSHQLDSLSRVLYVDVVSPSGRRVLLRRTLALRGGLAHGDLALPDTLAQGVYTVRAYTHWMRNAGEQLFFSRRVPVWQTAPAAPDAASASAGTAVPARRGVARPVASSRPDVQFFPEGGDYVAGLSTVVGVKAVDATGAGLAVRGEILDDQNQVQGSFSTSALGMSAFSFSPTACRRYHARVLLPTGTAADYPLPAVQPAGWVMNVREIGNTLRVLIRHRAAAGAAARTQALRLLAHVRGVLVYAGQGQINGDEIFSATLSKDKLPAGVLHLTLFDEQQIARAERLAFVPDPNALRVTVRPDRPRYGAREAVTLEVEVHNAAGLPTGAELSVAVANEAGLPATGTIESHLLLTSELKGYVENPGYYFRNPTPETRLALDHLLLTQGWSRFVWRELLASDASPAAAYRFLPEQTLTLGGRLVRTNGKPIPNGTLTLYQQANKSVNVSQANDAGRFLYQGFSGQDSAKVLLQARTEKGSTDVLIQLDELWPLPATPLPLPLQVLPAAAPELAAYSQRSRRQQVLERQYLPDSTRSILLRNVTVKSRATPPEQSVFSLHNNADYVLKLSDIPSTASFSDIFQLLQGRVSGLQITRSNSSYNVLIRGASSIAGSSQPLYLLDGMPISDAEGLMGVAPVTVERIEVLKGASAAIYGSRAAGGVIAVFTKRGNFNYDYSKEPAAGVAVRQLPAYYRAREFYAPRYEKAPSAALPDPRATALYWLPRLQVPASGTARFTFYTADQGGTFRVSAEGISATGQPALGSASLTVSAR from the coding sequence ATGCCGTCCTTCTCTTCTCGCCTGCTTCCGGTCGCCTGCTTGTCATTGGGGGCGCTTGCCGCTTTCACGGCTTTCCAGAATCCTGATCCGGCCATACAGCGTTTAGCTACTCGACTTAAAGACTTCTACACCGAAGCACAACCCGAAATCAGTTACCTGCATCTCAACCAGGCGGCTTACGTGGCCGGTGAAACCGTGTGGTTCAAGGCGTATGTGGCCAATGCCAACTCACATCAGCTTGACTCGTTGAGCCGGGTGCTGTATGTGGATGTGGTGAGCCCTTCAGGGCGGCGGGTGCTGTTGCGCCGCACGTTGGCGTTGCGCGGCGGCCTTGCGCACGGCGACCTGGCTCTGCCCGATACCCTGGCGCAAGGTGTCTACACGGTGCGTGCCTACACCCATTGGATGCGCAACGCTGGTGAGCAGCTGTTTTTCTCGCGCCGCGTGCCCGTGTGGCAGACAGCACCAGCCGCACCTGACGCGGCCAGTGCTTCAGCTGGCACAGCGGTGCCTGCCCGGCGTGGTGTGGCTCGCCCGGTGGCTTCGTCTCGGCCCGACGTGCAGTTTTTCCCGGAAGGTGGCGATTACGTGGCGGGCCTATCCACAGTGGTTGGAGTAAAGGCAGTGGATGCCACCGGTGCCGGCCTGGCCGTGAGGGGCGAAATCCTCGACGACCAGAACCAGGTCCAGGGCAGCTTCAGCACATCGGCACTGGGGATGAGTGCTTTTAGCTTCAGTCCTACTGCTTGCCGCCGCTACCATGCCCGTGTGTTGCTGCCTACTGGCACTGCGGCAGACTATCCGCTGCCAGCAGTGCAACCCGCTGGCTGGGTGATGAACGTACGTGAAATCGGCAATACCCTACGGGTGTTGATCCGGCATCGGGCGGCGGCTGGGGCGGCAGCCAGGACCCAGGCGCTACGGCTGCTGGCCCACGTGCGTGGGGTACTGGTATATGCCGGCCAGGGCCAGATTAATGGCGACGAAATATTTTCGGCCACCTTGTCTAAGGACAAGCTGCCGGCTGGCGTACTGCACCTCACGTTGTTTGATGAGCAGCAGATTGCCCGTGCTGAGCGGCTGGCCTTTGTGCCTGATCCGAATGCCCTGCGCGTAACTGTGCGCCCTGACCGGCCCCGCTATGGCGCACGTGAGGCTGTGACGCTGGAGGTAGAAGTACATAATGCCGCCGGCCTGCCCACTGGCGCCGAACTATCGGTGGCCGTGGCAAATGAGGCCGGTCTGCCTGCCACTGGCACCATTGAGTCGCACCTGTTGCTGACTTCGGAGCTTAAAGGCTACGTGGAAAATCCCGGCTACTACTTCCGCAACCCCACGCCCGAAACGCGGCTTGCCCTCGACCACCTGCTGCTCACGCAGGGCTGGAGCCGCTTTGTATGGCGTGAGCTGCTGGCCTCTGATGCGTCGCCGGCAGCCGCCTACCGCTTTCTGCCCGAACAAACCCTGACGCTGGGCGGCCGGTTGGTACGCACCAACGGCAAGCCCATACCCAATGGCACCCTGACTCTGTATCAGCAGGCCAACAAAAGCGTTAATGTCAGTCAGGCCAATGATGCAGGCCGGTTTCTGTACCAGGGATTTTCCGGGCAGGACTCCGCCAAGGTGCTCCTGCAGGCCCGCACCGAGAAAGGTAGCACCGATGTGCTGATTCAACTTGATGAGCTGTGGCCGCTGCCCGCCACACCGTTGCCGCTGCCGTTGCAGGTATTGCCTGCCGCCGCGCCCGAGCTGGCTGCCTACAGCCAGCGTAGCCGCCGCCAGCAGGTTCTGGAGCGGCAGTACCTGCCCGATTCCACCCGTAGCATTCTGTTACGCAACGTCACGGTGAAGAGCCGCGCTACCCCGCCGGAACAGTCTGTCTTTTCACTGCACAATAACGCTGACTACGTGCTGAAGCTGAGTGATATTCCATCGACTGCATCTTTTTCCGACATCTTCCAACTATTACAGGGTCGTGTATCCGGCTTGCAGATAACCCGCTCCAACTCGTCTTACAATGTTCTGATCCGGGGGGCTTCCAGTATCGCTGGCAGCAGCCAGCCGCTCTATCTGCTTGATGGTATGCCGATTTCTGATGCGGAAGGCCTGATGGGGGTTGCCCCCGTCACGGTAGAGCGCATTGAAGTGCTGAAAGGAGCCTCGGCAGCCATTTATGGTAGCCGGGCAGCAGGAGGAGTTATTGCCGTATTCACCAAGCGCGGCAACTTCAACTACGACTACAGCAAGGAGCCTGCTGCCGGCGTGGCAGTGCGCCAGCTGCCAGCCTACTATCGGGCCCGCGAGTTCTACGCACCCCGCTACGAGAAGGCACCGAGCGCTGCCCTGCCCGACCCGCGTGCTACTGCCTTATACTGGCTGCCGCGCCTGCAGGTACCGGCCTCGGGCACAGCGCGCTTCACCTTCTACACCGCCGACCAGGGCGGCACGTTCCGCGTCAGCGCCGAAGGAATCAGCGCCACTGGCCAGCCAGCGCTGGGCAGTGCCTCGCTCACGGTTTCGGCCCGATAA
- a CDS encoding TonB-dependent receptor plug domain-containing protein: MPLSLPRLLPVACLSLGALAAFTAFQEADPVMQRLATRLQAYYAEGNPEISYLHLNQAAYVAGETVWFKAYVVDGSTHQPDSLSRVLYVDMISPSGKQVALRRMLPLRGGLAHGDIMLPDSLPQGIYTLRAYTNWMRNSGEELFFSRRVPVWQAVSSSRASSRLMAKEMSANRRESTTAARPDVQFFPEGGDYVAGLATIVGVKALDATGTGLAVRGTILDDQNQPHATFSTSALGMTGVSFTPVAGRRYFARVVLPAGTTADYPLPAVRPDGWVLNVRDAGPDLQVFIRYQPPQGAMQAPTKLRLLGHVRGAVVYTGAGQIQGSETFMATVPKADLPAGIVHFTLFDDQQIARAERLAFVPDPAPLRLRLQPEKTTYGLREVVSMTVDVRTAAGQPVTAELSASVASVAEGLPATGTTDVDVESHLLLTSELKGYLENPGYYFRQPTPETRRALDHLLLTQGWSRFVWGRLLASDVSPAAAYQFLPEQTLTVSGQLMRLNEKPVPNGALTLFQGASKGVTVGQTDATGRFTFTGFSGQDSSRVLVQARTEKGGSNVMVKLDKLWPLPAKPTPLPLLASAAAPPAEVAVYAQRSRRQQVLEQQYRPDSSRSIVLRNVTVKGSRPTPPRHDPRSIHLSADVVLRTRDIPAADNATDIFQLLQGRVSGMDIFRSDSANAVRVRIRGISTLTGGGGPLLLLDGIQLPNTQSLQGIPPSMVERIEVLKGPSAAIYGMRGMGGVIAVFTKHGNPDYDYSQEKSNQSVVVYQLPAYYRPREFYAPGYEKSPAANRPDPRATTLHWLPRLPVPASGPARFTFYTADEPGTFRVRVEGIGATGQPVTGSAVLVVADR; this comes from the coding sequence ATGCCGTTATCCTTACCTCGCCTGCTTCCGGTCGCCTGCTTGTCATTGGGGGCGCTTGCTGCTTTTACAGCTTTTCAGGAAGCCGATCCGGTGATGCAGCGCCTGGCGACCCGCCTGCAGGCCTACTATGCTGAGGGGAACCCCGAAATCAGCTATCTGCACCTTAACCAGGCGGCGTATGTGGCCGGTGAAACCGTGTGGTTCAAGGCGTATGTCGTGGATGGCAGCACGCATCAACCCGATTCGCTGAGCCGGGTGCTTTATGTGGATATGATAAGTCCCTCGGGGAAACAGGTGGCGTTGCGCCGCATGCTGCCCTTGCGCGGGGGACTGGCCCACGGCGACATTATGCTGCCTGACTCCCTGCCCCAGGGTATCTACACGCTGCGGGCTTACACCAACTGGATGCGCAACAGCGGCGAAGAATTGTTTTTCTCGCGGCGGGTACCGGTGTGGCAGGCTGTGTCTTCATCACGGGCCAGCAGCAGGTTGATGGCCAAGGAAATGAGTGCTAACCGCCGGGAATCTACCACTGCCGCCCGTCCCGATGTACAGTTTTTCCCAGAAGGCGGCGACTACGTGGCCGGGCTGGCCACGATAGTAGGCGTGAAGGCGTTGGATGCTACTGGCACTGGGCTAGCCGTGCGCGGCACCATTCTCGACGACCAGAATCAGCCGCATGCTACATTCAGTACTTCTGCGCTGGGGATGACAGGCGTATCGTTTACGCCCGTTGCAGGGCGCCGTTATTTTGCCCGCGTAGTACTGCCGGCGGGCACTACGGCCGACTACCCGCTGCCGGCCGTGCGGCCCGACGGCTGGGTGCTGAACGTGCGCGACGCCGGGCCCGATCTGCAGGTTTTTATCCGCTACCAGCCACCACAAGGAGCCATGCAGGCGCCAACGAAGCTCCGGCTATTGGGACATGTGCGCGGCGCCGTGGTGTACACCGGTGCCGGCCAGATTCAGGGGTCGGAAACCTTTATGGCCACCGTGCCCAAAGCGGACTTGCCGGCCGGCATCGTGCACTTCACCCTCTTCGACGACCAGCAGATTGCCCGGGCCGAGCGCCTGGCGTTTGTGCCTGATCCGGCGCCGCTGCGCCTGCGTCTGCAGCCCGAAAAAACCACCTACGGCCTGCGCGAAGTGGTGTCGATGACGGTGGACGTGCGCACGGCCGCCGGCCAGCCCGTGACCGCCGAGCTGTCGGCGTCGGTGGCGTCGGTGGCGGAGGGCCTACCGGCCACCGGCACCACTGATGTCGATGTAGAGTCACATTTGCTGCTGACCTCGGAGCTGAAAGGCTACTTGGAAAATCCCGGCTACTACTTCCGCCAGCCTACGCCCGAAACGCGGCGGGCCCTCGACCACCTGCTGCTCACGCAGGGCTGGAGCCGCTTTGTATGGGGGAGGCTGTTGGCCTCCGATGTTTCGCCGGCCGCCGCCTACCAGTTTCTGCCCGAGCAGACCCTGACGGTGAGTGGCCAGCTGATGCGCCTCAATGAAAAGCCCGTGCCCAATGGTGCCCTTACGCTATTCCAGGGAGCCAGCAAAGGCGTAACCGTCGGGCAGACCGATGCCACCGGCCGGTTTACGTTTACCGGCTTTTCGGGCCAGGATTCCAGCCGGGTGCTGGTGCAGGCCCGCACCGAAAAGGGTGGGTCTAATGTAATGGTGAAGCTGGACAAGCTGTGGCCGCTGCCGGCCAAACCCACGCCGCTGCCGCTGCTGGCCTCGGCCGCTGCCCCACCCGCCGAGGTAGCTGTGTATGCCCAGCGCAGCCGCCGCCAGCAGGTGCTGGAGCAGCAGTACCGCCCTGATTCCAGCCGCAGCATTGTGCTGCGTAACGTGACTGTGAAAGGCAGCCGCCCCACTCCACCCCGGCACGACCCCCGCTCGATCCATCTGAGCGCTGATGTCGTGCTGCGTACGCGCGACATTCCGGCTGCCGACAATGCCACCGACATTTTTCAGCTGCTGCAGGGGCGGGTATCAGGGATGGATATATTCCGTAGCGATAGCGCTAATGCCGTGCGAGTGCGGATCCGGGGCATTTCCACCTTAACTGGTGGAGGTGGACCATTGCTGCTGCTCGATGGTATTCAGCTACCCAATACGCAAAGCCTGCAGGGTATTCCGCCGTCGATGGTCGAACGGATCGAAGTGCTGAAAGGTCCTTCAGCAGCCATCTACGGGATGCGTGGAATGGGAGGCGTGATTGCCGTATTCACCAAGCACGGCAACCCCGACTACGACTACAGCCAGGAAAAAAGCAACCAAAGCGTGGTGGTGTATCAGCTGCCGGCCTACTACCGGCCCCGCGAGTTCTACGCGCCCGGCTACGAGAAGTCCCCGGCCGCCAACCGCCCTGACCCGCGGGCGACCACGCTGCACTGGCTGCCGCGCCTGCCAGTGCCCGCTTCCGGCCCGGCCCGCTTCACGTTCTACACCGCCGACGAGCCCGGCACGTTCCGCGTGCGGGTGGAAGGCATCGGAGCCACTGGCCAGCCGGTGACGGGCAGCGCCGTGCTGGTGGTGGCCGACCGGTAG